In one Diabrotica virgifera virgifera chromosome 5, PGI_DIABVI_V3a genomic region, the following are encoded:
- the LOC126884661 gene encoding uncharacterized protein LOC126884661 yields the protein MKGYGYIFLFIVLLFNIVNGFYIQPTPWWSNNHHHWSELGNLPGLGEDFFRGGIPDRYRKILEDAVKFLRSPIDDFLGASEIDRLSETQKPSPTTPTAPTTPTTPSTPSTPSTPSTPSTPLPIKSVERFPLYNPYVLPRYYRRPAYNKYILPGYYKGPHYILPRTQYWSHPKYQSYELPPTQYLSGPKYQSYILPPTQYGSGSKYQAYILPPTPHWSDFKYQSDVLPPTQYGSGSKYQPYILPATQYGSDSKYPYILPPAQYGPGSKYLYILPPTQYGPGSKYPYILPPTQYGSGSKYQPNKLPPTQYSPRSKFQSYLLPVAQD from the exons ATGAAGGGCTACGGTTACATTTTCCTATTCATAGTG TTGCTGTTTAACATTGTGAATGGTTTTTATATTCAACCAACTCCATGGTGGTCAAATAATCACCACCACTGGTCTGAATTGGGAAATTTGCCTGGACTGGGCGAAGACTTTTTTAGAGGAGGCATCCCCGATAGGTATCGTAAAATCTTGGAAGATGCCGTAAAATTTTTACGTTCTCCGATTGATGATTTCCTTGGTGCATCTGAAATTGATCGCCTATCGGAAACCCAAAAACCAAGCCCTACAACTCCTACAGCTCCTACAACTCCTACAACTCCTTCAACTCCTTCAACTCCTTCAACTCCTTCAACTCCTTCAACTCCTCTTCCGATAAAATCCGTAGAGAGATTCCCCTTATATAATCCATATGTATTACCTCGATATTATAGACGCCCagcatataataaatatatattaccTGGATATTATAAAGGCCCCCACTATATATTACCTCGAACTCAATATTGGTCACACCCCAAATATCAGTCATATGAATTACCCCCAACTCAATATTTGTCAGGCCCCAAATATCAGTCATATATATTACCACCAACTCAATATGGATCAGGCTCTAAATATCAGGCGTATATATTACCCCCAACTCCACATTGGTCAGACTTCAAATATCAGTCAGATGTATTACCCCCAACTCAATATGGGTCAGGCTCCAAATACCAGCCATATATATTACCCGCAACTCAATATGGGTCAGACTCCAAATATCCATACATACTACCCCCAGCTCAATATGGGCCAGGCTCCAAATATCTATACATACTACCCCCAACTCAATATGGGCCAGGCTCCAAATATCCATACATACTACCCCCAACTCAATATGGGTCAGGTTCCAAATATCAACCAAATAAATTACCCCCAACTCAATATTCGCCACGCTCCAAATTTCAGTCATATTTATTACCCGTAGCTCAAGATTGA